Proteins encoded within one genomic window of Pseudalkalibacillus sp. SCS-8:
- the pfkA gene encoding 6-phosphofructokinase, with protein MKRIGVLTSGGDSPGMNAAVRAVVREAIYKGMEVYGVYHGYTGLIEGQIEKMELGSVGDIIHRGGTMLYSARCEEFKTYEGQMKGVKQLEKFGIEGLVVIGGDGSYRGAQKLTEHGFPTITLPGTIDNDIPGTDYTIGFDTALNTAIDAIDKIRDTATSHERTYVIEVMGRNAGDIALWSGLAGGAESILIPEEDFKMEEITDRLRRGHERGKKHSIIVVAEGVGSGVDIANQIKADTNFETRVTVLGHIQRGGSPTAFDRVLASRLGAKAVQLLLDGKAGRAVGIQNNKLVDHDINDVLAQPHKIDNDMYQLSQELSI; from the coding sequence ATGAAGCGGATTGGTGTGTTGACAAGTGGCGGAGACAGCCCTGGAATGAATGCAGCCGTTAGGGCAGTCGTTCGTGAAGCCATCTATAAAGGAATGGAAGTATATGGTGTATACCATGGATATACAGGATTGATCGAAGGACAGATTGAGAAAATGGAACTAGGTTCTGTCGGCGATATCATCCATCGTGGTGGAACGATGCTATATTCCGCACGCTGTGAGGAATTCAAAACGTACGAAGGACAAATGAAAGGGGTCAAACAGCTTGAAAAGTTCGGCATTGAAGGCTTAGTCGTCATCGGTGGAGACGGCTCCTATCGTGGTGCCCAAAAACTTACCGAGCATGGCTTCCCTACCATTACGTTACCTGGTACGATTGATAACGACATCCCAGGAACTGATTATACGATCGGATTCGATACGGCTTTAAATACGGCTATTGATGCGATTGATAAAATCCGTGACACAGCAACCTCCCATGAACGGACGTATGTCATTGAGGTCATGGGACGTAATGCAGGGGACATTGCATTATGGTCTGGTCTAGCTGGGGGAGCTGAATCGATTTTGATTCCGGAAGAAGACTTCAAAATGGAAGAGATTACAGACCGGTTACGTCGAGGTCATGAACGAGGGAAGAAGCATAGTATCATCGTTGTGGCTGAAGGAGTCGGAAGTGGAGTGGATATCGCCAATCAAATCAAGGCAGATACGAACTTCGAAACGCGAGTGACAGTACTTGGCCATATCCAACGTGGCGGTTCTCCGACTGCCTTTGACCGTGTGCTCGCAAGCCGTTTAGGTGCAAAAGCAGTGCAGCTTCTTCTTGATGGAAAAGCTGGAAGAGCTGTAGGGATTCAAAATAACAAATTGGTAGACCATGATATCAATGATGTGCTTGCTCAACCGCATAAGATTGATAACGACATGTACCAACTGTCACAAGAACTTTCCATTTAG
- a CDS encoding DUF441 domain-containing protein, which yields MLNQASLFLLVLLGIALWAKNKSLLFAVIFLLILKWTGLGDKFFPYIQKKGINWGVTIITIAVLVPIATGEIGFKQLGEAMKSSYAWVALGSGIAVALIAASGIDLLKEDPHITTALVFGTILAVSLFNGIAVGPLIGAGIAYMVMKVVHFIT from the coding sequence ATGTTAAATCAGGCCTCATTATTTTTACTCGTTTTACTCGGTATCGCTCTTTGGGCGAAAAACAAATCTTTATTGTTCGCGGTCATTTTCCTCCTGATTCTGAAATGGACAGGGCTTGGTGATAAATTTTTCCCTTATATCCAAAAGAAAGGGATCAACTGGGGAGTCACCATCATCACCATCGCCGTCCTCGTACCGATTGCTACGGGGGAAATCGGCTTCAAGCAATTGGGAGAAGCGATGAAATCCTCCTATGCGTGGGTTGCGCTCGGCTCTGGAATCGCAGTGGCTTTGATTGCTGCAAGCGGCATCGATCTTTTGAAAGAAGACCCACATATTACGACTGCACTCGTGTTCGGCACGATTCTCGCGGTCAGTTTATTTAATGGAATTGCTGTCGGACCCTTGATTGGAGCGGGAATTGCATATATGGTAATGAAGGTGGTGCATTTCATCACTTAA
- the citZ gene encoding citrate synthase produces MTATRGLEGIVATTSSVSSIIDGVLTYRGYNIDDLADYASFEEVVYLLWYGKLPNQKELDGFKAELSKNFVLPQQVLDMIKSFPLDKIHPMAAVRTAVSSLGLYDEEADDMNEEANSSKAIRLQAKLASIVAAFSRLRDGLEIIEPKEDLSYAANFLYMLNGEEPDEISEKAFNKALVLHADHELNASTFTARVCVATLSDIYSGVTAAIGALKGPLHGGANERVMKMLSEIGDPDNVEEYLKGALERKEKIMGFGHRVYKDGDPRAKHLREMSKQLTHITGETKWYDMSVKLDELMTNEKGLLPNVDFYSASVYHSLGLKHDLFTPIFAMSRVSGWLAHILEQYENNRLIRPRAEYTGPEKQQYVAIENR; encoded by the coding sequence ATGACAGCAACGAGAGGTTTAGAAGGAATCGTAGCTACAACTTCATCGGTAAGCTCTATCATTGATGGAGTATTGACTTACCGAGGCTACAACATTGACGATCTTGCTGATTATGCAAGTTTTGAAGAGGTTGTGTATTTACTATGGTACGGCAAACTGCCTAACCAAAAGGAATTGGATGGATTCAAAGCTGAACTATCCAAGAATTTCGTATTGCCACAACAAGTATTGGATATGATTAAGAGCTTTCCGCTGGACAAGATCCATCCGATGGCAGCCGTAAGAACAGCTGTTTCTTCACTAGGTTTATATGATGAAGAAGCAGATGATATGAATGAGGAAGCGAATTCCTCAAAAGCGATCCGTCTTCAAGCAAAACTTGCGAGTATCGTTGCAGCGTTTTCACGCTTACGTGATGGCTTGGAAATCATCGAACCGAAGGAAGATCTTAGCTATGCTGCGAACTTCTTATACATGCTGAACGGTGAAGAGCCAGATGAAATCTCCGAGAAAGCATTCAACAAAGCTTTAGTGCTTCACGCAGACCATGAATTGAACGCATCTACCTTCACGGCTCGTGTATGTGTAGCGACGCTTTCTGACATCTATTCAGGTGTTACAGCAGCAATCGGTGCATTGAAGGGACCACTACACGGTGGTGCAAATGAACGTGTTATGAAAATGCTTTCTGAAATCGGTGATCCTGACAACGTCGAAGAATACTTAAAGGGTGCTCTAGAGCGTAAAGAAAAGATCATGGGCTTCGGTCACCGCGTTTATAAGGACGGAGACCCACGTGCCAAGCATTTACGTGAAATGTCCAAGCAATTGACACATATCACTGGAGAAACAAAGTGGTACGACATGTCCGTCAAATTGGATGAATTGATGACAAATGAAAAAGGGTTATTACCGAACGTAGACTTCTACTCTGCATCGGTATACCACAGCTTAGGATTGAAGCATGATCTGTTCACGCCAATCTTTGCTATGAGCCGTGTATCCGGTTGGTTGGCGCATATTCTTGAGCAGTATGAGAACAATCGCTTGATCCGCCCACGTGCCGAATACACTGGCCCTGAAAAGCAACAATATGTAGCGATTGAAAACCGATAA
- the icd gene encoding NADP-dependent isocitrate dehydrogenase, whose product MANGERITVDNGNLNVPNNPIIPFIEGDGIGPDIWAAASKVLEAAVEKAYNGEKGIVWKEVLAGQKAYDKTGEWLPAETLDVIREYILAIKGPLTTPVGGGIRSLNVALRQELDLFTCLRPVRYFTGVPSPLKKPEDTDMVIFRENTEDIYAGIEYAKGSDEVKKVIQFLQEEMGANKIRFPETSGIGIKPVSEEGTKRLVRAAIEYALTEGRKSVTLVHKGNIMKFTEGAFKNWGYEVAEEEYGDKVFTWAEYDRIVEKDGKDAANKAQADAEAEGKIIIKDSIADIFLQQILTRPAEFDVVATMNLNGDYVSDALAAQVGGIGIAPGANINYETGHAIFEATHGTAPKYAGLDKVNPSSVILSGVLMLEHIGWTEAAQLVTKAMEKTIASKVVTYDFARLMDGATEVKCSEFGNELIKNMG is encoded by the coding sequence TTGGCAAACGGAGAACGTATTACAGTAGATAACGGTAATTTGAATGTACCTAATAACCCAATCATCCCATTCATCGAAGGTGATGGAATCGGACCTGATATTTGGGCTGCAGCATCTAAAGTATTGGAAGCAGCTGTAGAAAAAGCCTATAACGGTGAAAAAGGCATCGTATGGAAAGAAGTACTTGCTGGTCAAAAAGCGTATGACAAAACAGGTGAGTGGCTTCCAGCTGAAACGCTTGATGTCATCCGTGAGTACATACTGGCGATCAAAGGACCATTGACGACTCCAGTAGGTGGAGGAATCCGTTCATTGAACGTTGCATTGCGTCAGGAGTTGGATCTATTCACTTGCTTGCGTCCAGTACGCTACTTCACAGGTGTTCCTTCTCCACTTAAAAAGCCGGAAGACACTGACATGGTCATCTTCCGTGAAAACACAGAAGACATCTATGCTGGAATCGAATATGCAAAAGGTTCTGACGAAGTGAAGAAAGTCATCCAATTCCTTCAAGAAGAAATGGGAGCAAACAAAATTCGTTTCCCTGAAACTTCTGGTATCGGAATCAAGCCAGTTTCTGAAGAAGGTACGAAGCGTCTTGTACGTGCAGCGATCGAGTATGCACTTACAGAAGGCCGTAAGAGTGTAACACTCGTCCATAAAGGAAATATCATGAAGTTCACTGAAGGAGCTTTCAAAAACTGGGGTTACGAGGTTGCTGAAGAGGAATACGGCGACAAAGTATTCACTTGGGCAGAATATGACCGTATCGTTGAAAAAGACGGTAAGGATGCAGCGAACAAAGCACAAGCAGATGCTGAAGCAGAAGGAAAAATCATCATCAAGGATTCCATCGCAGATATCTTCCTTCAACAAATCCTTACACGTCCAGCAGAGTTCGATGTTGTTGCAACGATGAACTTGAACGGTGACTATGTATCTGATGCACTTGCTGCACAGGTTGGTGGAATCGGTATCGCACCAGGAGCGAACATCAACTATGAAACAGGTCACGCAATTTTCGAAGCGACACACGGAACTGCACCGAAGTATGCTGGTCTTGACAAAGTGAACCCTTCATCCGTCATCCTTTCTGGTGTCTTGATGCTTGAGCACATCGGATGGACTGAAGCAGCTCAGCTAGTAACGAAAGCAATGGAAAAGACGATTGCTAGCAAGGTCGTGACATATGACTTCGCTCGTCTAATGGACGGTGCAACAGAAGTGAAATGTTCCGAGTTCGGTAACGAATTGATCAAAAATATGGGCTAG
- a CDS encoding response regulator transcription factor has product MNEKKILVIEDEESINTLLQFNLEQAGFEVVTAMDGVTGLKLAKEENPDLIVLDLMLPEMDGLDVCKNLRQSQQLIPILMLTAKDDEFDKVLGLELGADDYMTKPFSPREVVARVKAILRRSQYNASANQTPSDLEAMVVGDLKVYPENYEAFFKGEPLDLTPKEFELLVYLVKNKGRVMSREQLLNAIWDYDFVGDTRIVDVHISHLREKIEQNTRKPIYIKTIRGLGYKLDGPQ; this is encoded by the coding sequence ATGAATGAGAAAAAGATCCTAGTCATAGAAGATGAAGAGTCAATCAATACGTTGCTACAATTCAATCTTGAACAAGCTGGCTTTGAGGTCGTGACAGCGATGGATGGTGTTACAGGCTTGAAGTTAGCGAAAGAAGAAAATCCGGATCTGATCGTATTGGATCTGATGCTTCCCGAAATGGACGGCTTGGATGTTTGTAAGAACCTGAGACAATCCCAACAGTTGATTCCGATCCTTATGCTCACAGCCAAGGATGATGAATTTGATAAGGTTCTTGGATTGGAGCTAGGTGCTGATGATTACATGACGAAACCTTTCAGTCCAAGAGAAGTCGTAGCCCGGGTCAAGGCGATTTTACGTCGTAGTCAATACAACGCTTCAGCAAATCAAACGCCATCTGATTTAGAAGCGATGGTTGTCGGTGATCTTAAAGTATATCCGGAAAATTATGAAGCGTTCTTCAAAGGTGAACCGTTGGACCTCACTCCAAAGGAATTTGAATTGCTTGTTTATCTTGTTAAGAATAAAGGACGGGTCATGTCACGTGAGCAATTGCTGAATGCGATCTGGGACTATGATTTTGTAGGTGATACTCGGATAGTGGATGTTCATATCAGTCATTTGCGTGAAAAAATCGAGCAGAATACTCGTAAACCGATTTATATCAAGACAATCCGTGGATTAGGATATAAATTGGATGGTCCTCAGTAA
- the ytvI gene encoding sporulation integral membrane protein YtvI: MNLHYIHSFLRFLLVIIIVVLGVYAFLFAAKVTYPFIIAFFLALMINPLVNLLERKAKMPRGLAVTVVLILLIGLIAGFLTLVISEMISGFGYLAEVIPQHTQILVQFAQTYFTQEILPVYYELLATFKNLDPSQRETVIGNIQSIGQNITENVKDFVQSVLRGLQGFLLSLPNVVTVMIFSLLATFFISKDWYRFKGWLENHTPERTVESGRSVYKELRKALVGFVRAQLTLISITAGIVLIGLLILRVDYAITIAILIGLVDLLPYLGTGAVFVPWIIYSFLMEEFTLSIGLSILYGVVIIQRQVMEPKILSSSIGLDPLATLISLFVGFKLFGFLGLIIGPVTLVIFRALSQAHVFSDLWNFIIGKKAA, translated from the coding sequence TTGAATCTTCATTATATTCATAGTTTCTTACGATTTTTGCTCGTAATTATTATTGTCGTTTTAGGAGTTTATGCCTTTTTATTCGCTGCAAAAGTTACATACCCGTTCATTATTGCTTTTTTCCTGGCTCTTATGATCAACCCACTCGTCAACTTACTTGAGCGGAAAGCAAAAATGCCGAGAGGACTAGCGGTGACGGTTGTCTTGATTCTTTTAATCGGTCTGATAGCAGGCTTCTTGACACTTGTCATCAGTGAAATGATTTCAGGATTCGGGTATTTGGCTGAAGTGATTCCACAACATACTCAAATACTTGTACAATTTGCACAGACTTATTTCACCCAAGAGATATTGCCTGTCTATTATGAGTTACTCGCCACCTTTAAAAACCTGGATCCTTCTCAACGTGAAACGGTCATAGGCAATATCCAGTCCATTGGTCAAAATATCACGGAGAATGTGAAAGATTTCGTACAATCCGTCTTGAGAGGTCTCCAGGGCTTCTTGCTTAGCTTGCCTAATGTGGTAACGGTTATGATATTTTCCTTATTGGCGACATTCTTCATCAGTAAGGATTGGTATCGTTTCAAAGGCTGGTTGGAAAACCATACGCCTGAACGTACCGTCGAAAGCGGAAGAAGTGTCTACAAAGAATTGCGTAAGGCTCTTGTAGGATTTGTACGGGCTCAGCTCACCTTGATTTCCATTACAGCTGGAATCGTATTGATCGGTTTATTGATATTGAGAGTCGATTATGCCATTACAATTGCCATTCTGATCGGACTGGTCGACCTTCTGCCTTATTTGGGTACTGGGGCTGTATTCGTTCCCTGGATCATATATAGCTTTCTCATGGAGGAATTCACATTAAGCATCGGGCTATCGATTTTATATGGGGTCGTCATCATCCAACGACAAGTGATGGAGCCGAAGATCCTTTCAAGCAGTATCGGTCTGGACCCATTAGCTACTTTAATCTCCCTTTTCGTAGGTTTCAAGTTATTCGGCTTCCTCGGACTGATTATCGGACCTGTAACGCTCGTCATTTTCAGAGCGTTAAGCCAAGCGCACGTCTTCTCAGACTTATGGAATTTCATCATCGGTAAAAAAGCAGCATAA
- the mdh gene encoding malate dehydrogenase → MANRRKKISVIGAGFTGATTAFITGQKELGDVVLVDIPDMEDPTKGKALDMLEASPVQGFDSNIIGTSNYEDTADSDVVVITAGIARKPGMSRDDLVNTNAKIMKSVTQEVVKHSPECTIIVLTNPVDAMTYTVLKESGFPKNRVIGQSGILDTARFCTFVAQELNLSVKDIRGFVLGGHGDDMVPLIRYSNAGGIPLDKLISKERLDAIVERTRKGGGEIVGLLGNGSAYYAPAASLVEMVEAILKDQRRVLPSIAYLEGEYGYDGICLGVPTILGGNGLEEVIELELTEDEKAQLDKSAESVRNVMNVLAQ, encoded by the coding sequence ATGGCGAACAGACGTAAAAAGATATCCGTAATCGGCGCAGGCTTTACTGGTGCGACAACTGCCTTCATAACAGGGCAGAAGGAGCTCGGAGACGTTGTATTGGTCGATATTCCTGACATGGAGGATCCGACGAAGGGAAAAGCCTTGGACATGCTCGAAGCAAGTCCGGTCCAAGGCTTCGATTCCAATATCATCGGGACATCCAATTATGAAGATACAGCTGATTCCGATGTTGTTGTCATCACCGCAGGAATTGCTCGTAAGCCTGGCATGAGCCGGGATGATCTGGTCAACACGAATGCAAAAATCATGAAGAGTGTCACACAGGAAGTCGTCAAGCATTCTCCAGAATGTACAATCATCGTACTGACAAACCCTGTCGATGCGATGACATATACAGTCTTGAAAGAATCAGGCTTTCCTAAGAATCGAGTCATCGGTCAATCAGGCATTCTTGATACAGCGCGTTTCTGTACGTTCGTCGCTCAGGAGCTCAACCTGTCTGTAAAGGATATCCGCGGATTTGTTCTGGGCGGTCATGGAGACGATATGGTGCCGCTCATCCGTTACTCTAACGCTGGCGGAATTCCGCTCGACAAATTGATCAGCAAGGAGCGTCTGGATGCAATCGTAGAACGTACCCGCAAGGGCGGCGGAGAGATTGTCGGACTTCTTGGGAACGGCAGTGCCTATTATGCACCAGCTGCTTCTCTTGTCGAAATGGTCGAGGCGATTCTGAAGGATCAGCGTCGGGTCCTTCCTTCCATTGCCTATCTTGAAGGAGAGTACGGGTATGATGGCATCTGTCTAGGTGTGCCGACAATCCTTGGAGGAAATGGGCTTGAAGAAGTCATTGAACTCGAATTGACCGAAGACGAGAAGGCTCAATTGGATAAATCTGCTGAGTCTGTTCGTAATGTCATGAATGTTTTAGCTCAATAA
- a CDS encoding FxsA family protein, which yields MFRILLLLLIIIPAAEVGILIWSGTNFGIPVTILLIIATGIIGAWLARREGMETMRLAQIQLRNAQVPSDVLLDGVCILVGGTLLLTPGFITDTIGFLLLIPYTRAIFKIGMRRFIQKKIDSGQFTFTIRR from the coding sequence ATGTTTCGTATTTTATTATTGTTACTCATCATCATACCTGCAGCAGAGGTCGGAATTTTGATCTGGTCTGGAACTAACTTTGGAATTCCGGTTACGATTCTGTTGATCATCGCGACTGGTATCATCGGTGCCTGGCTCGCGAGAAGAGAAGGCATGGAAACAATGAGGCTTGCACAAATCCAACTGCGGAATGCGCAAGTCCCAAGCGATGTTCTGCTTGACGGAGTGTGTATTTTGGTCGGAGGGACCTTGCTCCTTACGCCTGGTTTCATTACGGATACGATCGGGTTTCTGTTATTGATCCCTTACACACGCGCCATTTTCAAAATAGGTATGCGCCGTTTCATCCAGAAAAAGATCGACTCCGGGCAATTTACATTTACAATTCGTCGATAA
- a CDS encoding MaoC/PaaZ C-terminal domain-containing protein: MLLGKKRKLGRKIDEINVGEKLEITETIEDKDLLLYLGLTDDNNPLFIQHDYASLTPFKKPIVPQIMLTGFITSAISKYLPGPGSSIIKQTLSFPKPVYHYATIDLQFEVTNVDSEEHLVTVSIKGNDEEGDTILEGVLEVCPPYTPRSITARTFDNF, encoded by the coding sequence ATGCTATTAGGAAAAAAGCGAAAGCTAGGCAGAAAAATCGATGAAATCAATGTTGGGGAAAAACTAGAAATTACTGAAACCATTGAAGATAAGGATCTTTTACTCTATCTCGGACTGACAGATGACAACAACCCTTTATTTATTCAGCATGATTATGCTTCGCTGACCCCGTTCAAGAAGCCGATTGTACCACAGATCATGTTAACTGGATTCATCACATCTGCTATAAGCAAATACTTGCCAGGTCCAGGGAGCTCCATCATAAAACAGACACTTTCTTTTCCGAAGCCTGTCTATCATTATGCGACCATCGACCTTCAATTCGAGGTTACGAATGTTGATTCGGAAGAGCACTTGGTCACCGTATCCATAAAGGGGAATGATGAAGAAGGAGACACCATTTTAGAAGGTGTACTCGAGGTTTGCCCTCCTTATACTCCTCGTTCAATTACGGCCAGAACTTTTGATAATTTTTAA
- the pyk gene encoding pyruvate kinase, with product MRNTKIVCTIGPASEKVDTLTQLIESGMNVARLNFSHGDFDEHGARIANIRQAAEKTGKTVAILLDTKGPEIRTGTLETGEIELKAGQELTVSMEEVMGNEKMISVTYPGLVNDVHEGSKILLDDGLIELEVMGIENNQLKTRVLNSGILKNKKGVNVPNVSVNLPGITDKDARDIEFGIEQGVDFIAASFVRRASDVLEIREILEKHNAEHIHIIPKIENQEGVDNINEILEVSDGLMVARGDLGVEIPAEEVPLVQKELIRRCNDKGKPVITATQMLDSMQRNPRPTRAEASDVANAIFDGTDAIMLSGETAAGLYPIEAVQTMHKIAMKAETAMNHADILHARSKSSKLTVTDAISQSVSHTAYNLNISAIIAPTESGHTARMISKYRPEAAIIAVTSSEAVCRRMSLVWGVTPQLSEEAKSTDELLDIAVDASLQSGLVNHGDLVLITAGVPVGETGTTNLMKVHVVGDVITKGQGIGQSSVAGKVVVANNAEDAIAKVTEGDILVTIGTDRDMMPALKKASAIITEEGGLTSHAAVVGLSLGIPVIVGVDQATNILKDGQDITVDGSRGVVYSGKTSVL from the coding sequence ATGAGAAATACAAAAATTGTTTGTACGATAGGGCCTGCTAGTGAAAAAGTCGATACATTGACTCAACTGATCGAATCGGGAATGAATGTTGCACGACTCAACTTTTCCCATGGTGATTTTGATGAGCATGGTGCACGGATTGCAAACATCCGTCAAGCGGCAGAAAAAACGGGGAAGACGGTAGCAATCCTGCTCGACACGAAAGGACCTGAAATTCGAACAGGCACATTGGAGACTGGAGAAATCGAACTGAAAGCAGGACAAGAGTTGACTGTTTCCATGGAAGAGGTGATGGGTAACGAGAAGATGATCTCAGTCACTTATCCAGGGTTAGTTAACGATGTCCATGAAGGTTCTAAAATCCTGCTTGATGACGGTCTGATTGAATTGGAAGTCATGGGGATTGAGAACAACCAGCTGAAAACCCGTGTGTTGAATAGCGGGATCTTGAAAAACAAAAAGGGTGTTAACGTCCCGAATGTATCCGTCAACCTACCGGGAATCACGGACAAGGATGCACGAGATATTGAATTCGGAATCGAGCAAGGTGTAGACTTCATCGCAGCTTCCTTTGTAAGAAGAGCGTCCGATGTCTTGGAAATCCGGGAAATCCTTGAAAAGCATAATGCTGAGCACATCCATATCATTCCTAAGATTGAAAACCAGGAGGGTGTCGATAACATCAATGAGATCCTGGAAGTGTCCGACGGCTTGATGGTTGCTCGTGGTGACCTTGGTGTTGAAATTCCGGCTGAGGAAGTTCCGCTCGTACAAAAAGAATTGATCCGTCGATGCAACGATAAAGGGAAGCCTGTCATCACTGCAACGCAAATGTTGGATTCTATGCAACGCAATCCTCGTCCAACACGAGCTGAAGCAAGTGATGTTGCCAATGCGATTTTTGATGGAACAGATGCAATCATGCTTTCTGGTGAAACAGCTGCAGGCCTCTATCCTATAGAAGCGGTGCAGACGATGCATAAAATCGCGATGAAAGCTGAAACAGCGATGAATCATGCTGACATTCTTCACGCACGAAGCAAGTCCAGCAAATTGACTGTCACAGATGCGATCAGTCAATCCGTTTCTCACACAGCTTATAACTTGAACATTTCTGCGATCATCGCACCAACAGAAAGCGGACATACTGCACGCATGATCTCGAAATATCGCCCTGAGGCAGCAATCATTGCGGTAACGAGCTCAGAAGCAGTTTGCAGAAGAATGTCCCTTGTTTGGGGTGTCACACCTCAATTGAGTGAAGAAGCAAAGTCTACAGATGAATTGCTTGATATTGCCGTAGATGCGTCGTTGCAATCTGGTCTAGTAAATCATGGTGATCTTGTTCTGATTACAGCTGGTGTTCCTGTTGGAGAGACAGGTACCACGAACTTGATGAAGGTTCATGTTGTCGGCGATGTCATTACGAAAGGACAAGGCATTGGGCAGAGCTCTGTCGCTGGTAAAGTCGTTGTAGCAAACAATGCTGAAGATGCGATTGCTAAAGTCACTGAAGGCGACATCCTTGTAACAATCGGTACAGATCGTGATATGATGCCAGCCTTGAAGAAAGCTTCTGCCATTATCACGGAAGAAGGCGGACTGACGAGCCATGCTGCTGTCGTTGGACTGAGCCTGGGCATCCCTGTCATTGTTGGCGTGGATCAAGCGACAAACATTCTGAAGGACGGTCAAGATATAACAGTAGACGGCTCTCGTGGCGTCGTTTATAGTGGAAAGACAAGCGTACTGTAA
- the accA gene encoding acetyl-CoA carboxylase carboxyl transferase subunit alpha, with protein MVGDLEFERPAKELRNKIAELKSFMDEKGIDLSDEVERLEERLEKVQKEVYGNMTPWDRVQVARHPERPTTLDYISILFTDFLELHGDRLYGDDEAIVGGIAKFQGRPITVIGHQRGKDTKENLRRNFGMPHPEGYRKALRLMKQAEKFNRPVVCLLDTKGAYPGMSAEERGQSEAIARNLVEMAGLTVPMVCIVIGEGASGGALAIGVGNHVHMLENSWYSVISPEGAAALLWKDSGQAKRAAESMKITAPDLYEMGIIDQIIPEVEGGAHRDVKGQAANIEKALKSSLDELTKLNGEELVAHRYEKYKKMGQYTFENDSIGVK; from the coding sequence ATGGTCGGAGATTTGGAATTTGAACGTCCTGCCAAAGAGTTGAGAAATAAGATAGCTGAGCTGAAATCATTCATGGATGAAAAAGGAATTGACCTGAGTGATGAGGTAGAGCGGCTTGAGGAACGACTTGAGAAGGTTCAGAAAGAAGTCTATGGAAACATGACCCCATGGGACCGAGTTCAAGTCGCACGACATCCTGAAAGACCGACAACACTTGATTATATTTCAATACTCTTCACCGATTTCCTTGAATTGCACGGGGATCGACTATACGGAGATGACGAAGCGATTGTCGGAGGGATAGCGAAATTCCAAGGACGACCAATCACTGTCATCGGGCATCAACGCGGTAAGGATACGAAGGAAAACCTCCGCAGAAACTTTGGTATGCCTCATCCAGAAGGGTACCGCAAAGCATTGCGACTCATGAAGCAAGCAGAAAAATTCAATCGCCCGGTCGTATGTCTCCTTGATACGAAAGGAGCATATCCAGGGATGTCAGCCGAAGAACGCGGCCAAAGTGAAGCGATTGCTCGCAATCTCGTAGAAATGGCTGGTCTTACTGTACCGATGGTGTGTATCGTCATCGGTGAGGGGGCAAGTGGCGGTGCACTTGCAATCGGTGTCGGGAACCATGTCCATATGCTTGAAAACTCCTGGTACTCTGTCATCTCTCCTGAAGGAGCTGCAGCCTTGTTATGGAAGGATTCAGGTCAGGCTAAACGGGCTGCTGAGTCGATGAAGATTACTGCCCCGGACTTGTATGAAATGGGAATCATCGATCAGATCATCCCTGAAGTTGAAGGCGGAGCGCATCGCGATGTCAAAGGGCAAGCTGCCAACATTGAGAAAGCCTTGAAGTCCTCATTAGATGAGTTGACGAAATTGAATGGTGAGGAGTTAGTTGCTCATCGTTATGAAAAGTACAAAAAAATGGGACAATATACATTTGAAAACGATTCCATTGGCGTTAAATAA